GCTTCATTGTGGGGAGTGTATCAAGCCTTATATATTGATAATTTAATTTTATGGCTTCATCAATAATCATCAGAACAAGACTTTTACCAATTCCCAATCCACGATAATTATCACAAACATATAACCGCTTCATTTCACAGGTGTTTTCAGTTAACTTACGTAGCGCCACACATCCTGCTGTTTTGTCATTCACCAATGCCATGATTAAAATACCATCAGGTGGACTGTATTTTCCCGGTAAATTCTTAATTTCGGTTTCGAAGTCCTGAAAAGAAAGATCAGTTTCAAGTGATTGAGCATATTGTAAAAATAACATCTTTATCTCTTTAATTCCATCCTGTCCGGTTATATACTTAAATTCAATCCGGAATTGCTTATTAAGACTTTTGTATTCCACGAATTTCTACTCCCATATCAATTATTGAATTGGTAATTATATATCAGGTTAATTTTTATAATATCCAAAAAAATAACATTAAATTCAATTTCAATTTTATTATAATTCATTTCTTGCTAAATA
This is a stretch of genomic DNA from Atribacterota bacterium. It encodes these proteins:
- a CDS encoding GNAT family N-acetyltransferase: MLFLQYAQSLETDLSFQDFETEIKNLPGKYSPPDGILIMALVNDKTAGCVALRKLTENTCEMKRLYVCDNYRGLGIGKSLVLMIIDEAIKLNYQYIRLDTLPTMKQAQDLYLSFGFYDIEPYAYNPINGTRFMELDLKKM